The Solanum pennellii chromosome 11, SPENNV200 sequence atggGGGAACCTGTCCCaacatctatttttaatttagaggcttcatagatagatagacagTCAGACATTCAGCTTTCGTCTGTTTTTATCTTATATGACATATGTTTTAACTTTGAGACGTAAGTGTCATTTCGGTCAAGGtaactatttaaattatttctttaaagaatgttcttatttcttaattgagttgagttaagtcttccgcagaattaagtaagtcaggtcaagggttcatTCAAGACTAGCAACAATCACCGAGTGTCTGTCCACTATATATAAATGCATATggataatatataattatatacatataaaattcacctctctcccactctctgccctctctcactccctctctcctccctctcccaatctcgtttgcttctctcctccctctcccactctcgcttgccatatatacacatacaaatgtataatattcaattatctaaccgatatacatatacaattcacctttctcccactcttttcccctctctctcttctctctcctctctctcccagtgtcgctcgcctctctcctccatataacatgtagctaagAATTTTAATTATCAAACTTTAATTATGGAGAGTAGTTGaatatttttaagtggctatatgtgaaagttctccaatatataaatgataaaaaaagagAATCAAGTTAGGGCTTTTGGCCCAACCTATCCTAAATATATTATGTGCCAAAAATGGGATTTAGACCATTGAATTAACTCTGTTGTTGGACCCCTGCTGTGCAAAAGGATGAGATTTAGCCCATTTTCGTGTCCAAAAATTAGTGTATACCCTGATCGTATATCAGTGCATATGAGTTATATTTCGGCCATTTTTCATGCATAATAAACTGTATACTAAGGGACCGTTTGGCTATATATTTCCataatatttgagaaaaaactTGGCAAATAGTGTTTGTCCATACACTTTGTCAttaatatttggaaaatattttttgcaaatatcccaaattccctaatactagttttttctagtatttgagtcaaatctcattatttgggatctttttaaaaattaaaagtttaccCCAAACTGTTATATTTCACAATGACACCCTCTATAGTTGTTGCTTATGttttattacataattttttacatttattCCAAAGTAGTGATGGAATATTCGGTGAATGtgaaatgataatatgattgttgatgaaaatgattaataatCGGCTCAAGATAACAAAGGCATGTGTTTTGTCTACTTCACGATGAAATGATACATGTTGCACTCACTCAAAATTACCACATTGctctagtgtcatggacactatttgttgttgttgtaataaagatccaattgacttgtaatacaaacttatggttagttttaatatttttaaaacttatgggtataaatcatatttttctaaaaagtaaaatatatttcgCAAATACTATGGAtaaacacatggtgaaatttcacccaaataatatttgtcaagaatatttggaaatctaTGGTCAAACGCTAGCTAAATGTATACAACCCATTTTGATGTTTCAAACCTGCGTCTTCGTTTTTGGCTCGTATTTGCTGTCCAAAACCTGTATATCACTTTATACACATTGTACACAGTATGTATATAACCCATTTCTTGGGCTTTTGAACATTTATGAACTAATTTCCAGCAGTTTGTTAGGTCTCCGAAACCAGTACCAGTTTTCGAATATAAAGAGGGGCTGACTCAAGAAATAGGAAAATCAAAGATCGAACCCTTATGGATCAACTCAGAAATGCAAGATATATAAGTCCACCATGGACTCGAAAGAGATACACATACACACaaagggaaagaaaagaattagaaaaagagATGAAGTTTTCAACAAATACATGATTACATGATTTACTCATGACGTAGAGAAACATACACATTATTTTGAAGAGACAACAACATACACAAATTTATCAAGTAATATGCAAATTTAAGACGTGGATCATATGCATTAAATAAAGAAATCATTTTTATCTACAATATAAAGACAATGCAATGAGATAGAATTGAATTCAAACTGATAATTCATATGGCTCATTTGATCATTCTTTGGAAAGAAAGCCATATGTGAATGTGAAAGAAATTACAGATAAATCCCAAAAATATAAAACGAAATCAACAACAACTAAGAAGATTCCAAACAACAAGGTCAGCTATATTACAACAAACTTACATTGGCCTTTCTGAGGTATTAATGAGTTATTGGAagataattttgatgaattcCAACATTTAAAGGTACGAGATattgaacaaaaacaaagaCTCAATGGCAATGGACAATCTACTTCAACATAAGGGTAGATAATAAGATTTCATTTTAGTATAACTTACGAGTGAAGGTGCTAAAATATACTAACAGAACCTTATTAGAACAAAAAGGCATTAATAGGAAATAAACAACACAAATGTAATCAAGCTCCGTAGCTTGAACTAAGCAACTATTCAACATCATTTTACTCACTTTAACTAGACAAACTCATCACAAGCTAAGTTGGTatgaagaaaaaacaaagaatatACAAACTGACATTACCATAATAAAGATTTCAGAGATGCAAACAATTAACAAATAGACTAAGATATTTAGTTTTGAATACGGAATGAGCAGACGCCATAAAAATGGAGATATGGCAGCATACTAATCTACTCACGTAGTTTGTGCTAACTGAAAAATCAAAGACCCTCACGTATTGAGAAAACAAGCAAATTATATTCACAACtcagaattaaaataaaactcataggtaacatttgagactaacagTAAAACAAGGAAACAACAACAGGAAGAAACCAATTCGAGACCCAAACAACATCATCAAAAAATCCAACAACAACATTCGAGTGACAGACAGGTTAGACTACCAATTTGCAGTCAAAAGTAAGATGTAATAATCTGCAAATATCAATATTTGAACACCTCGAACAGTCAAAAGCAAATAATCAACAtgctaaaaataaaagagacctGGACTAATATGAATATTACCTTTTGAGAGGAAGAGAGCTTGAAAGTAACGATTTCCACACCTCAAAATCTCAATACAAATGGCAAGCCAAGAATTCCTAGGCAGAATCTAAGTAGCGAATTTATATATTGGAAGCCAAAATTGTcggaaatatggaaggaaaatagtatctttagagaatgttcaagtttattataggctacttaaggccacttgagatgattacaataatcaactacatcactgtttatactactcaaaatagaaaaaaaaagttttgcacaaataactaaatacatgtatcacaatttactagatacatgtactacgaaattctaaagagacatcttgaaaaactaagagacaatttcggaagactaaacattgataACTCCAATGCGTTCTCGAAGATAGCCAATTTTTTCTCTAGGAAGtgctttggtgaagatgtcagcaagttgttctcatgtctgacaataatgcaactgaatttggcctttctcttgtgcttctcgaataaaatgatacttgatggaAATATGCTTTGATCTTTCATGGATGATTGAATTCTTGGTAATTGCAATTGCTGATTAGTTATCACATACAGAACGGTccctttttttttgctttttcaccaatgtcttcaaatattctcctgagccaaatagcttgagaagtagccttggatgctgaaacatattctgcttcgggtgtggattgagcaacaacactttgattttttgataaccaagaacaaatacttgatccaaataagaaatcataaccagaagtactcttcatgtcatctatacttccagatcaatcactatcagaataaccaattaagttcaaatttccaccaaatttgtacattattcCATAATTCATTGTTCCTTACAAATAGCGTAGATCACGCTTTGCATCTTCAAAATGCACTTGgattggttcttgcatgaatctggataataaactagaagcaaacataatatctggccttgttgaagtaagatataTCAAACTTCCAATCAAAGTCCTATAAAAGTGAGCTATTAAGTTTTGCGTCGCCAAATAAAGAAGACAGCAAGATGAACCGGTGAAGTCAGCTAGTCTTTTGTGAACTCTCATAACAGTCCATCAATGGTGAACAAGGCATGGAGAATAATCCCACGGCCCCTTCTCGAAACTGTCCTCAACAATCATGCTCAACACCACCGTGTTCCTCAACCGCTTATCCTTCACGGCCCTCGTGGCGTCGGCAAAACCACCCTCATTTCTTGAACGTCTTATGGGTAAATGGAATAGTGGACCTCATGTTACAGGCTATGTGGACTTTGCGGAATCTGTAAAAGATCATCACCCAATTCATGGCCAATCATTTCCATGGGGTTCTTGGTCAAACTGCACACCTCCTTCACTGCCATTTCAACTTGAAAGCTGCCTTGAATCAATGACCCAGAAGGGTATTAAGCTTGGAACTATATGTTCTCATCAGATTTTCACTGTTTTAAGTAAATGGCATGGACTTAGTACAGCACTTAAACAAATCCTAGATGGTAATAATTCCAACTCCAGAAAGGCTGTTTCAATTAGGAATAATTCAGTGTTGAATTTATGGGAAAGGGTTGTTTTTGCATCAAGTGTTCGATTAAATGCCGAAGAGAGTGGTGGGTTGAGTTTGGAGGAGGAGACATATTATAAGGAAGCAATGTCAGCTTTGAATTTGGCTAAAGAGGTTATAAGGGTGCAGCAAAAGTGGAGAGCTAATGCAATCAAGCATTTGAATCAGACTGGTGGGTTTTCAAGGTCGTTGGCCAATTCAGCAACTGATTGGCCCTGTTTGTTATTTGGAACTCCTTTCATCTGCTGCTGAAATAGATTACTTTCAGGTAATCTGAATAAAGTTGGGTTTTTAATTCATGCAATTATAGGAGCttacattatttttgtataagaaAAATAGCTATTTATATGTATTGATGAAAAAaaactttcttttctccatcatcttttctTAACTTCTTATTTGTTGCTAGTGGTATGGCCACAGACctgcaatccatcattttgaatttttgaagaatacttttagtatacttcttttgagaaatggaAAAAActtctttcacttgagaaacttcgatgcccaagaaataatttagcaacccaagatcactcatttcataagcttgcatcatatcttgcttgaaattttgcatcatctttacatcatttcctCTAAAGAGCAGATCATCCACATATAGACTAACAAAGATAATGTTGTCATGTTCTTTGTTCACATACAAAGTGGtttcacttttacttctctgaaaattatttttcagaaagtatgtatcaatttcattgtaccagactcttggagcttgcttcagCCCGTAAAGAGCTTTTTTTAGCATGTACACCTTCTCTTCACCCCTTgaacaaaaaattcttgaggttgctcaacataaatctcttcgtcaagttttccattcagaaatgcagaattaacatcaagttgaaatatcttccatttgttttgtgcagcaacaacaattacaGTTCTAATTGTCTCAAGATGAGCAACTAGagagaaagtttcataaaaatcaatacctggtttttgcgtgaagcctctagcaaccaacattgctttgtgcttttgaatatctccttcctgattgattttgattttgtaaattcattttagacttacaacttctctttctttaGGTATAgccacaagctcccaagtattatttttttcaatcatccgaatttcttcttccatggatttcttccaaacatcatgattcattgcttcttcataattttctggctcaacactggaaaaattacatctttgataaatgtcactcaacGTTTTTGTTTCTCTTGGAGGCGGTTCTTCATCATCTGAATCTGGgatttctcccccttgagagacatcttcatctttctcgtcctcttcttgatttgaaaatatgatagtagtattctctatctttttatcatcccaattccatattgttttttcataaaaaatgacatctacaagtttgttagttttgacatcgagAAGCCAATATCCTTTTGTCATatcactataaccaagaaagatacattttttattttttcatccaattttgttcttttatcaGCAGGTACATGAACATAACAAATACAcctgaaaattttaaaatgaattacaTAAGGTTTAATTCCACTCCAAGCTTCAACTGGTGTCTTGTCCTTTAGTGCCTTTGTTGGACACCTGTTAAGGATGTGAACTAATGTATGCACTGCTTCtgtccaaaaatattttggcaaccctttctcattcatcatagttctggccatttcaacaattgttctatttcttctttcagaaACACCATTTTGTTAAGGAGTATACCCTGCTGTAAGTTGCTtctgaatgccttcatttttgcaGTATTCTTCAAATTCTGGACTTGTGTAATCACCTCCTCTATCATTGTGAATGATTTTGATGCTGCGACCTtttttgcttctcaacaagggctttaaatttcttgaatgtagcaaatgcttctgttttttctttcaagaaataaatccaagtcatttttgagaaatcatcaataaatattagaaaatacaTTTGACTTCCAAGCGATGAAGTCTTCATTAGTCCACAAATGTCGGTATGGATTAGTTCCAGAAGTACACTTGCTCTCCAAGACATCCCTTTTGGAAAAGACTTCCTATGTTGCTTTCCCATTATACAAATTTCACATGGATCCACCTTAGTATGTATCTCAGGAAGGCCTTGCACCATGTTCTTTTGCTTGGGAAGTTCCAAACtatgaaaattcaagtgacaaaatattttgtgccaaagccatgaatcatctacaatttcattatgttaatgcattgtaatgaaattgcaaaggaaagtttctttttatcatctttacttcaacaatgatttgatttgactcaattttatcataaatcctacaataattatctctaaacacaagagaataaccattatccatgagttgaccaacactaaacaaattttcttccaagtcaggaacataaagaacatcatgaatttgcttaccgCTTCCTTTCATGTTGATCGAAATAGTATTTTTACCTTTCgtatcaactaaggctccattccccatcttcactttagtactgatgctattattaattgagGGGAAAGTTTTttcatctccagtcatgtgattactacaaccactatctacatatcattcattgctttttgttgaagcatcaaattttgaagtaaagaaaaggttttcttcctttctttctatttttcacaaaaatttgttTGCTCTCATTTCTTGTGCCATCAATCTTTTTCAACGTGGCCAAACTTTTTATGAAAGTTACATTGGGGCTTGCCGttgtttcaatatttttctgcattgtgattagtctttttgcaaactttacaaaaaagactagagtttttctcacctttttcttcaaccttcttggaagaaccatcatgatcctgcttcttttttggcttGTGATTCTTCTTCtgttgattttttgagaaattttgagaattctcatttgtTTTAGACTGGAAAGTCAActctttgggttgatcttcacGAAAAAATCTTCACTTCTCGTGTGCACGAAATGATCAAACTAGTTCTTTGATGGaaagcttagaaagatctttcgtctcctcagtgatagcaacgatgtactcatacttttctgtgacagtaattagaatcttttccacaacttgttggtcagaaattgtatcactatgatttctcatttcattaacaatattcatgactcttgtgcaatattcatcaattttttcagattcgattatctttaaattttgaaactctcttctaagaatttgaagatttatagtgcgTACCTTTTCGTCACCATATACCTCAGTTTCCAGAAAATCCCAAGCTTCCTTTGCAGTCTCATAGGTaccaatttttgcaaaatatgctcttgagactccaatttggattttgctcaaggcttttgcatcttgacgataCTTAGCCTCAAGATTTATCATCTCTGCTGCTGTAAGATCACCATCGTTGTCTTGCTCTTCAAAgccatttgcaacaatagtccaTAACCATTCAGCTTTcaaatgtttttcctttttatttttcagtattcaaaatcagttccatcaaaaaatggagtaagaacaactaaAGAATAAACACCTTCATTAGTTTTGgatgtcatatttttttcttcacctaaccccagattaagaacgaaaacctgctcttgataccaatttgtaggaaatatggaaggaaaatagtatctttagagaatgttgaagtttattataggctacttaagggcacttgagatgattacaatcatcaactacatcactatttatactactcaaaatagaaaacaaaaagtattgcacaaataattaaatacatgtatcacaatttactagatacatgtactacgaaattctaaagagacttcttgaaaaactaagaaacaatttcggaagactaaacattgatgcattaattccaacaaaaATTGGGTTTCAACAAACATCTCTCTGACTCAAGAtggttatattatattatttttgtattttatattttgattagaTAGATTTTTGTATATAGTCTCTTTCATTACTTGGATGATCTAATACCGGTGACATCAAAATTCAGGGTTTagttctcatatatatatatatatNCGCTTGTTATTTGTCTTGCATATTGAGTTTATGGTAGGTGTCATCATGAACCaattttggatcgtgacatttAAGTTTTAGATCCATTTTATGTTGACGTACAATTTCATGCCATGTTGAGTTGATAACTTTATATCCCAATCAACTTCAAGATCACAAGATGAtgtcacatgttcatatgattAGACAATCTCAATCAAATTCAAGAACCAGTCAAAAGTAAGTATTAAGTATTTTCGCTTTTGTCAAACTCTTTATGATATAAGATTATATCTTTTGAACCCTTTACTTCTATTATCTTGTATGATGTATATCACGTGGCTTGTAAAGGGCCTCTCAAGACCTTATACGTCATGTCACGTCTAGGGTGTTCTTTGAATCGTGACAAACTTATAAAGACAATTTTTCTGTAAATGTTATCCTTAATATTAGCTATCCATTTTCCCAAATAAATCAtgtattttacaaataaatataaattaatatggatttaatactaaaatattcatgtcatttatattttttttaaaaggagtGCGAAGTTTATCAAGGGTAACTAAAAGTAATTGGGGAAGTATATAGTTAAATtggattattttttgttgtttgaattagattttcatcataattagaAACAGAAGAATAGTGAGATAATAAGTACCAAAAAATTCATCTTGAAattaatatgagttttgattgCTTCGCTAACTATACTGATACATTCACGTTAATAAAAATctttagataaataaaaaaagttaattgaAGTAATTATAACTAATAGAAAGACATGAAAAGTGTGAAGTGGGAGCTCACATGAAGTGTATGACTAAACATTCACATGGTTAGTGAGTATATTATTCATGCGTATCTGTTATAAGAGCCCCAAACTTGAAGAAAACACTCAATTCTCAAAATCATGACAACTTCTCTTCCCGAATATTTAGAAGAGGATAACCTAAGTGAAGAGTGTAAGAAATTGATCTCCATCCtaccaaaagaaaaaggatgggtTAGATCAGTCTATAATTATCAAGGTTTTTGGACATCAACAAAATTTCTTCAAGGTGTGATTGCATGTCAACAACAATTTCAAGCTCAGGATAGTGATATCATTCTTGTTACAAGTCCAAAATCAGGAAGTACTTGGTTAAAATCACTTCTATTCGCTCTAGTGAATAGGGTGAAACACCCTATTTTTGGACCTAATCACCCTTTACTTGTCGAGAACCCTCATGTTCTTGTTCCATTCTTGGAGCATACACTCTATATTGATGGTCGAGTCGTTGATTTTTCAACCAACACTTCACCTAGACTTTTGGCAACTCATGTGCCCTTTGCTTCATTGCCAAAATCAGTCCAGGATTCAAAAACCAAACTTATTTACTTATGTAGGAATCCTAGGGACACTTTTATTTCTATGTGGCATTTTGCAAACAATTTATTACTTCTTCATAAAGATACTAATTCCATTGAAGAAATGTTTGATCTTTTTTGTAAAGGGGTGAGCCTTTATGGTCCATTTTGGAATCACGTGTTGGATTATTGGAAACAAAGCATACAAAATCCTAACAAACTACTTTTCTTAATGTATGAAGAAATCAAAAAGAAAccaaaaattcaacttaaacGCTTGGCTAAATTCTTGGAATGTCCATTTTCCATAGAGGAAGAAAATTCAAGAGTGGTGGATGAGATATTAAAAATGTGTAGctttgagaatttgagaaatttgGAGGTGAATACAAATGGAAAGTTTTCAACTGGAGAGCCATATAAAGTGTTCTTTCGTAGAGGAGAAATCGGAGATTGGAAGAATTATTTTACTGTAGAGATGATCAATAAACTCAATCATATCATTGAAGAAAAGTTTCAAGGGTCTGGATTAAAGTTTTTGTATGTTTGATTATTCATTAAT is a genomic window containing:
- the LOC107004256 gene encoding cytosolic sulfotransferase 12-like, which encodes MTTSLPEYLEEDNLSEECKKLISILPKEKGWVRSVYNYQGFWTSTKFLQGVIACQQQFQAQDSDIILVTSPKSGSTWLKSLLFALVNRVKHPIFGPNHPLLVENPHVLVPFLEHTLYIDGRVVDFSTNTSPRLLATHVPFASLPKSVQDSKTKLIYLCRNPRDTFISMWHFANNLLLLHKDTNSIEEMFDLFCKGVSLYGPFWNHVLDYWKQSIQNPNKLLFLMYEEIKKKPKIQLKRLAKFLECPFSIEEENSRVVDEILKMCSFENLRNLEVNTNGKFSTGEPYKVFFRRGEIGDWKNYFTVEMINKLNHIIEEKFQGSGLKFLYV